One window of Diabrotica undecimpunctata isolate CICGRU chromosome 8, icDiaUnde3, whole genome shotgun sequence genomic DNA carries:
- the LOC140447282 gene encoding protein obstructor-E-like yields the protein MSANSITWTFVFIAILALGVSGARNRNKRPQQEPVDVDDSAEISDQCPEPDGYFADAEQCDKYYHCQNGRITEKLCPDGQVFNDYSSEYEKCDLPFNIDCSSRPKLQEPQPSENCPRKHGYFAHNQKNICDKFYFCVDGKFNAITCPNGLVYNLKAGICSWPDEAKRSGCTSEEVFEFQCPKVTEDVAITHPRYADPEDCQYFYVCINGNSPRRNGCKLGQVFDDVTKRCDWARNVPECADWYKGRLTEQELEKLENPPTPRPRATKVSKRKQRPRERTVAQDDE from the exons ATGTCAGCAAATAGCATTACCTGGACTTTCGTTTTCATCGCGATTTTAGCCTTAGGGGTAAGTGGGGCGCGTAATCGAAATAAGAGGCCCCAACAAGAGCCCGTTGATGTTGATGACAGTGCCGAAATTTCAGATCAGTGTCCGGAACCAGATGGGTACTTCGCGGATGCGGAACAGTGCGACAAGTACTACCATTGTCAGAATGGGAGAATAACGGAGAAATTGTGTCCAGATGGACAAGTTTTTAATGACTACAGTTCGGAGTATGAAAAGTGTGACTTGCCGTTCAATATTGATTGCAGCTCAAGGCCCAAATTGCAGGAACCTCAGCCGAGTGAGAACTGCCCCAGAAAACACG GTTACTTTGCCCACAACCAGAAAAATATCTGCGACAAATTCTACTTTTGCGTTGACGGCAAATTCAATGCAATCACATGCCCCAACGGTCTAGTCTACAACCTCAAAGCCGGAATCTGTTCCTGGCCTGACGAAGCTAAAAGAAGCGGTTGTACTTCCGAAGAAGTTTTCGAGTTCCAGTGCCCTAAGGTAACCGAAGATGTTGCTATCACCCACCCACGGTATGCCGATCCAGAGGACTGTCAATATTTCTACGTTTGCATCAACGGAAATTCACCCAGAAGAAACGGCTGCAAACTCGGCCAAGTGTTCGATGATGTTACCAAACGTTGCGACTGGGCGAGAAACGTACCAGAATGCGCCGACTGGTACAAAGGACGATTGACAGAGCAAGAATTGGAAAAATTGGAAAATCCTCCAACGCCAAGACCCAGAGCCACTAAAGTGAGTAAGAGGAAACAGCGGCCACGTGAGAGAACAGTAGCACAAGACGATGAATAA